A portion of the Psilocybe cubensis strain MGC-MH-2018 chromosome 10, whole genome shotgun sequence genome contains these proteins:
- a CDS encoding Malate dehydrogenase, mitochondrial yields the protein MVKAVVLGAAGGIGQPLALLLKANPLVTELGLFDIVNTPGVAADLSHISTPAKVEGYLPPDDGLKKTLKGADIVVIPAGVPRKPGINAGIVKDLATGIATTAPKAFVLVISNPVNSTVPIVAEVFKKFGTYDPKRLFGVTTLDVVRASTFVAEIHGDLSLSKDVVVPVVGGHSGVTIVPLLSQSSHPLPASFSKDSLDALVNRIQFGGDEVVKAKSGAGSATLSMAYAGAEFAAKIIRAIKGEKGIVAPSYVSVEADAAGSAALTKELGQELAFFSSNIELGPEGVAKINPLGTITEAEQALVKAALPELVKNIDTGVNYVAEAYKTEEPRL from the exons ATGGTTAAAGCTGTTGTTCTCGGAGCTGCTG GCGGTATCGGCCAACCTTTGGCTCTTCTCTTGAAGGCGAACCCTCTCGTCACTGAG CTGGGTCTTTTCGATATCGTCAATACCCCTGGAGTTGCTGCCGATCTCTCCCACATTTCTACTCCCGCTAAGGTTGAAGGTTACCTACCCCCTGATGATGGCTTGAAGAAGACTTTGAAGGGTGCAGATATTGTTGTCATCCCCGCTGGCGTGCCACGGAAGCCTGGT ATCAATGCAGGTATCGTTAAAGATCTTGCCACTGGTATCGCTACCACTGCACCCAAAGCCTTCGTTTTGGTTATCTCTAACCCCGTGAACTCCACCGTTCCCATTGTCGCGGAGGTTTTCAAGAAGTTTGGCACTTATGACCCTAAGCG CCTTTTCGGTGTTACCACTCTGGATGTGGTTCGCGCCTCCACCTTTGTCGCCGAAATTCATGGCGACCTCTCCCTTTCCAAAGACGTGGTTGTCCCTGTTGTCGGTGGACACAGCGGTGTTACT ATTGTCCCTCTCCTTTCTCAATCatctcatcctcttcctgcATCCTTCTCAAAGGATTCTCTCGACGCTCTTGTGAACCGAATCCAATTTGGTGGTGATGAAGTCGTCAAGGCTAAGAGTGGTGCAGGATCTGCAACTTTGTCCATGGCTTACGCTGGTGCTGAGTTTGCTGCCAAAATTATCCGTGCCATCAAAGGAGAGAAAGGGATTGTGGCGCCTAGCTACGTCAGCGTCGAGGCAGACGCTGCTGGCAGCGCTGCCCTGACCAAAGAACTTGGTCAAGAACtcgctttcttctcttcaaaTATCGAACTTGGG CCCGAGGGTGTTGCGAAGATTAACCCTCTTGGTACTATCACAGAGGCGGAACAAGCTCTTGTCAAGGCTGCTCTTCCTGAGTTGGTCAAGAACATCGATACA GGTGTCAACTACGTTGCTGAGGCCTACAAGACTGAGGAACCCAGACTCTAG
- a CDS encoding Dual specificity protein kinase shkC, translated as MPEAYCGRLRATETELIYRASEAAAEVRDGRACITVRDIVMGLQNKGTVWRALNKENLEKAFKSADTELSDAFLLFNVGAHVTNNRYQHELAAALESDRQHLLTCLDGLLKRSQLLAEAFEKKDNRKALLNGPSANVTCEYAVGDVVLEPEADATLGTGTIGKVVRGYLGRRVVAVKLLHPEFSQHLTQHCDQKLLKSKFLLWTRLLHPNVATFLGFFINDNQSNLLVGKDHKILVSDYDLAWLIDDAKTTDPASQPTFGSLVYMAPEYFDGGDLEYHVDVYSFAIATWVLHTGCTPFTQVPWRKYRQRVVEKRERPQKPDSIHDVLWSAMDKWWSHDPDDRPTFIEIEGFLHGAKPRVGLRRERSRIKPPEIIIMQPSTSQSMTPVSPAVTMDFGPTIPISESGKKALADTIYALDNFAPVDKLIKQVLLCYPNWFQYQNKRPAARGPRPDHIYEVVPLDCNI; from the exons ATGCCAGAGGCTTATTGTGGACGTCTGCGGGCAACTGAAACCGAACTCATCTACAGAGCTTCTGAGGCAGCTGCAG AAGTGCGCGATGGCAGGGCATGTATCACAGTCAGAGATATAGTGATGGGTTTGCAGAACAAGGGGACAGTGTGGCGGGCGCTGAATAAAGAAAATCTGGAAAAGGCTTTCAAGTCTGCAGATACAGAGCTATCAGACGCCTTTCTACTGTTTAAT GTGGGAGCACACGTTACAAACAACCGCTATCAACATGAACTTGCAGCTGCCCTAGAGAGCGACCGCCAACACCTTCTTACTTGTCTCGACGGTTTATTAAAAAGGAGTCAACTTTTGGCTGAAGCATTCGAGAAGAAGGATAATCGCAAAGCTCTTCTCAATGGGCCTTCGGCTAATGTAACCTGCGAATATGCAGTTGGTGATGTTGTGCTCGAGCCTGAAGCTGATGCAACTTTGGGCACTGGTACAATTGGGAAGGTTGTACGTGGTTATTTGGGCAGACGG GTGGTCGCCGTTAAGCTGcttcatccagaattttCCCAGCATTTAACTCAGCATTGCGATCAGAAG CTTCTAAAATCGAAGTTCTTGTTATG GACGCGTCTCTTGCACCCGAATGTTGCGACCTTTCTGGGCTTCTTCATCAACGACAACCAG TCTAACCTACTGGTTGGAAAAGACCATAAAATTCTTGTGTCTGACTACGATCTTGCGTGGCTCATCGACGACGCTAAAACCACAGACCCGGCTTCACAGCCAACGTTTGGTTCGCTGGTTTACATGGCACCGGAGTACTTCGATGGAGGAGACCTGGAGTATCACGTCGACGTATATAGCTTTGCTATTGCGACGTGGGTACTACACACAGGCTGCACGCCGTTTACACAAGTACCTTGGAGAAAATACCGGCAGAGAGTTGTAGAAAAGAGGGAAAGGCCTCAGAAACCTGATTCTATTCACGACGTACTATGGTCAGCGATGGACAAGTGGTGGTCACACGATCCAGACGATAGGCCTACCTTCATCGAGATCGAAGGCTTTCTCC ACGGAGCAAAACCGCGTGTTGGTTTGCGTCGCGAAAGGAGTCGCATTAAGCCTCCGgaaatcatcatcatgcaACCTTCAACTTCACAGTCGATGACACCTGTCTCTCCTGCTGTAACAATGGATTTTG GCCCAACGATACCAATATCCGAATCTGGGAAGAAGGCACTCGCCGA CACAATATATGCGTTGGACAATTTTGCGCCTGTTGACAAACTCATCAAACAAGTTCTCCTTTGCTACCCAAACTGG TTTCAATATCAGAATAAAAGACCTGCGGCGCGAGGACCACGACCGGACCATATATATGAGGTTGTTCCCCTCGACTGCAACATTTAA